One Carya illinoinensis cultivar Pawnee chromosome 5, C.illinoinensisPawnee_v1, whole genome shotgun sequence genomic window, GTTGGGCAATGAACTCCATGAATTCAGGTATATTATCGCGTGAAATTGGCTCGGATGGAGTATCATCATTGGCTTCATAATTGAATTGGTCAACTCCGAGATATAGATGACGTTCATCTTCAACAATCATATTGTGCAAGATAATGCATGCGTACATACTATCTTTTAGAACTTCAGGTTGGAAATACCTTGCAGGTCCACGCACAATTGCAAATCTAGATTGGAGTACTCCGAACGCACGTTCGACATCTTTCCTTGCAGACTCCTGGCAAGCAgcaaaatgttttttctttttcccatgtGGAGCAGGAATTGTTTTTACTAATATTGCCCACGAAGGATATATATCATCAACAAGATAATATCCCATTGTGTACTCGTGACCATTGATAGTATAGTTACATGGAGGACCACGACCTTCGGCCAACGCAGCAAAAATAGAAGATCGATCAAGTATGTTGATGTCGTTATGAGACCCAGGTAAACCAAAAAAAGCATGCcatatccaaagatcataaGAGGCAACAGCttccaaaataatagttggttcatttACGTGACcagagtacatacctttccaaGCACTAGGACAATTCTTCCATTTCCagtgcatgcaatcaatgctaCCCAACATTCTTGGAAATCCACGCCTTTGTCCAACTTCTAGTAACCTTGCTATATCATTGCTGGTTGGAGACCTCAAGTACTCACCCCCAAAGATTGACACGATCGCCTTTACAAATTTCTTCATACTCAACCGTGCAGTACTTTATCCAATTCTTACATACTCATCCATAAGATCTGCTGTTATCCCATATGTGAGCATCCTAAATGCCGCGGTCATCTTTTGAAGGGAAGACAATCCAAGCCTACCACTGGCGTCTCTCTTTTGGACAAAATAATCATAATGAGTGACAACTGCAGAATGTATACGTAAAAAAAGATCACGATTCATTCGAAATTGCCTCCTAAAAACGTTTGGTGGATATATTGGCGGTTGAGCAAAGTAATCATTCCAAATGAGTTCATGACCTTCAAATGGATTGCGTCGGATGAACATACGAGGTTGAAAATTAGGATGACGTGAAGAAGATGCTCCGAGAGTTGCACGTCGTTGTCTATGTACGACCATTGCTTCTATCATAAGATCCTCATGATCGAAATAATCTTCATCTAACATATAAAAGAGTATTGCTATAGGGATCCATAgggaaataagagaaaaaaatacgaagaattagaagaagaaATGTAGGTTTTTGATGAGTGGGAAGTAGTTTAGGAATGGATATATTTATAGGGTTTAATCCAAGACTATTAGCTATATCTAAAAAAGTTGGCAAAGGAAGGACGGTTAGCTACATCTACAAGTTGGTTTGAAAAATTATGGATATGAATGTTGGGTATTGTGTATGATGGAATGAATGTGTTTGACCAATGATAGAATTGTAGATGTAAAGTTTAAGTAGAGAAGAAGGGTGGTTTGTAGTTAgtttcaaacataatattttaagttggatgaacaaattgtatatgtgtttgttgttccttaaattattatatatttgattgttaGGTAGAAGAAGGATTggcaaaatgtgtttgttggtaattaggttgagaaaaaaaaatagtgcttgtaaatcaataatttaaatatgaaattaaattattaatgtacatatagtaggtttaattgcaaaatatgaaagaaaaaattattattaaaaatataatattatattattattttgatgaatctaatggctaatccaatgtgggattatggatatgaagattttagaattatggaaaacatgtacttttcatcaaaatttgaagatggctttgatgaagccaatgccaatgctctaaggaTCGGATTCTGTGAGTTACCAATTTTTACACCATCCAATATTAGTCTTACACGTGTATCTCTTAGGAAGTTTACAATATAATTGGTTGTCGAAAAAATCCCGTGTAAGTCTCACTTCACTCTCTCCTtacccggtctctctctctctctctctctctctctgaaggcCACCATAGATTTCCCTCCCCGAAACCGAACAATAGAGTTCGTGATCTCCCTTAAGTCAAAACCGAACAATAAATCTCATGTACTAAGTGGGGTCTTGCAATTAGAGTTCCGTCGAAGGCTCAATTAGGGATAACGGGAGAGGGTTTTGTTGGGGGAGATAGGGGAAGAGAGGGGAGAAGAGAGGAAGTAGAGAGGAGAAAGAAGGGAGAGAATGGTTTTGTCAGAGAGCTGAGGGGTTGGGCAAGAAAGTGGAAGAGAGATTCAGTAAAACAAACGCGTAATTTACTCTTGTAAATCACTTACCTGTCAAAAGATAATTCGAGGGTGTAAAACACTTAGATTatatttgaatagtgagttggaataagatgaaagttgaataaaatattattaaaatatgatttattattattattattattttaaaatttaattaatttgaattacttattatattttatgtaaaaatttataaaaattataattatatgatgagatgagatgaattgagactTGATATCCCTTTCAATCAAAACCGAGCGTTAAAAATAGAAGTGACAATTTGAAGATAAGCGcttatttgaattttaagattagtGTTACATATAGTTGTAGAGTGTGTAAGTGCTAtacagttattttgaaaaaaaaaatctattattaaaaaattaatttttttaataacaaaattaGTATAATATTTAGATCTAATTTAACTATTAGTTTTAGGACTATACCCCCTGATATCATTAACGAGGAAGATTTCTTTGTTGAAGAACTGATTAGAGCATTCACCTGGTTTCACGACTCTAGGTATCATTCCCAAAGcctttctcttctctccctccttccttccttctttttttcttcatccCTAATCTCCCCACCTGTTGTAATATCATTTACTTGTAActtgtttatattattttcaatacaagttatttatttttattattattctctgAACACATTCATACAGGCAGGTTCTACCACCTATTTAATTTTTGCAAATATGTTTACATTTATGTATTGCATTCATATATCGGACGGGTTTGCCGCCACATATTCTGCTCACGTTTAATTTTATGTTCCTTCTATTAATCTTCCTTCTGCTCTGTCTTTCACTTTTTCCTTCCTCTTCCTTTTTTGGTATTAGAGCCAAGTTTCGGCTTTTGGTGATCAATAGTTCGTAATTACTTCTCTTTATTTCActtgttttgttgttctttAAACCAAAGATCAAGCTCTTATTTTGCCCAGTTATCCTCAGACTTGTCAAGAGACATACTGTCTTGTAAGAGCCATTACTAGAAGAGCGTAGAGCAATTAGAAACCAGGATGAGATAAGGTATGAGAGTACCTAGGACTTTTGAAGTGTGAGACACCGTTTTGATTAATAACAAAATGAGTAGAATGTTTAGATCTAATTCAACTATTCGTTCTAGGACTATACCCTCTGATATCATTAATGAGGAAGATTTATCTATTAAAGAACTGATTAGAGCATTCACCTGGTTTCACAACTCTAGGTATCATTTCGAGAGgcttcctcttctctctctcattcattCTCTTATTCTTCATTCCTAATCTCTCCACCTGTTATAATATTGTTTACTTGTAActtgtttatattattttcaatataagctatttattttcattattattatcttattattattactattttaaaatttaatcaagttgaattacttattatattttatgtaacaatttacaaaaattataataatatgataagatgagatgagtcaAGACTTGATATCCCTTTCAATCAAAACCGAGCGTTTAAAATGGAAGTGACAATTTGAAGATAAGCGCTTATCTGAATTTTAAGATTAGtgttacatatagttatagactGTGTAGGtactatatagttatttaaaaaaaagatataatattaagaaattaattgtttttaataataaaatgagttgaatatttagATCTAATTCAACTATTAGTTTCATGACTGTACCCCTAATATCATTAATGAGGAAGATTTATCTGTTGAAGAACTGATTAGAGCATTCACCTGATTTCACGACTCTAGGTATCATTCCCAGagccttcttcttctctccttcattccttcttttcttcttcatccATAATCTCCTCACCtgttgtaatattatttatttgtaacttgtttatattattttcaatacaagctatttattttcattattattttctgCATATATTCATACAGGCAGGTTTTATTGcctatttaatttttgtaaacaTGTTTACATTTATGTATTGCATTCATTCATCAAACGGCTCTACCTCCACATATTCTGCTCACGTTTAATTTGTTGTTCCTTATGTTAATCTTCCTTATGCTATgtccttcactttttccttccTTCCATTTGTTTGGTATTAGAGCCAAGTTTCGGCTCTTGGTGATTAATAGTTCGTAATTACTTCTCTTCATTTCACTTGTTTTGTTGTTCTTCAAACCAAAGATCAAGCTCTTACTCTATCCAATTATCCTCATACTTGTCAAGAGACCTACTATCTTGTAAGAACTGTCGCTAGAAGAGCGTAGGGCAATTAGACACCAGGGTGAGATAAGGTATGAGAGTACCTAGGACTTATGAGGTGTGATGCACTGTTTTGATTAATAacaaaatgagtaaaatatttaGATCTAATTCAACTATTAGTTCCAGGATTGTATCTCCTGATATCATTAATGAGGAAGATTTCTCTGTTGAAGAACTGATTAGAGCATTCATCTAGTTTCACGACTCTAGGTATCATTCCGAGAGgcttctttttctctccctcaTTCATTCTCCTATTCTTTATCCCCATTCTCCTCacttgttataatattatttagttgtaacttgtttatattattttcaatacaagctatttattttcattattattattattttaaaatttaatcaagttgaattatttattatattttatgtaaaaatttacaaaaattataataatatgatgagatgagatgagttgagactTGATATCCATTTTAATCAAAACCGAGCATTTTAAATGGAAGTGACGATTTCAAGATAAGCGcttatttgaattttaagattagtGTTACATATAGTTGTAGAGTGCGTAagtgttatataattattttgaaaaaaaataagatctattattaaaaaaataattaattttttttataaatcttatatttatttataaataattatgtcAAATGAGTTCACGTTTGATATTTAGGTCCATCTTGATTAATCAACATTAaaaatcttatcttattttattttaatttattattataatttttttaaatttttatataaaatataataaataatttaatttttataaatattaatttaaattaatatttataaaaattaaattataataatattttatttattacttatcTCATTTAACGTGCATAACAAAACGAGAGTTACTCTATTCACGTTTAATTGCGCACTCAAAATGCAACCAACATTTCTcgaattttaaaatcaaaagtgACATTAGTATGGTGAAAGAGTTCATTTGGCAAATAGAATAACGACACGTGTGTAATCTTCTCGATACGCGAACGCCGATCTATGAACGTCAGAGCACGCTAGAAAATCCCAAATATAAAACATCTTCTAAAACGAACCCACCCCACTGCCTGCAAAAAACGcgaatctctctccctctcggaCCCTCGAAAGCGAAATCGAACTGCGAAAAAAACAAGTCAGTCTTTAAAAAGTAACGGGATCCGAAGGAAAATACGAACCAGAATAGCTgcaaaccctaaccctagccGCGACTTACACACCGTTCACTCCACTCCACCTCCCCGTTCTCGTTCTCCGTGCACGTGAAGACGTTAGTCAGAGATATATTagggttggttttttttttttgtcctttgtGTAGATAAAGGTGCATGGGAGTTGCTGAAGCCAAGCCAGATTAGGATTAGGGGTAGGGATAGAGTTAGGGTTTTGGTGATGGAATGCGTAGGTGGTGGTTGTGGACGTTGTCGTTGTTGCTGATGACCGGATGCCAATGTCACAGGTGGAAGAAGATGATGGGTAGGGGTGCGGACGGAGGTTGCGGCACCGTGGAGAGGCCTTGCCCTGTTTCTAGGGCTCCGCCCAAAATTCCGGCGATCCAATCGGAAATTCCAGACAAGCAGACTTCAGCAGACATTGATTTTTACTCGCAGGCTAGAAAAGCGCTCTGCGAGCGCTCGCCCTTCGACGTTTCCGACGATAATTCGGCTATCAGTTCGCCCACCTTGCCTAGAGGGTTGGCGAGTTTCTTGTGGAGGAGCTCGGATAGTCGGAGGCGGCATAAGAAGTCCCACTCGGGCGCGGACAAGAAGTCTTCTCGGCCCACTCGGGTTTCCAACGTTTGGTTTGAGACTGAGGAATACTTTAGGCACCTGACATTGCATGATATTGATTCATTGCTTGAGATATCTTCTCCTTTTAGTGCTTTAGCTACTAGGGAATGTATCCTGATTCCGTTTTCGGAAAATGCTCGGAGGACGAAGTTCGTTGGTAGTTGTGGAAATGAGAATGTGAATGCGCATGGTGAGAATGGGGACGAAAATTTGGTTGTTAAAGAGGAGTTGAAGGGCGAGGGTGGGCAGTCCATGGAAATTGATAGCGTTGGAGCTGACGCTTCGCCTCAGGATGGAAAAGGTAGTTCCGAGTCCCATATTTTTGGCGGTTTAGAGTGGCTTTTAGGAACTAAGGATAAGGTTTCTTTAACTTCGGAGCGGCCATCAAAGAAGCGGAAGCTTCTCGGTGGTGATGCTGGGTTGGAAAAAGTTTTAATTGCACGTCCTTGTGAAGGGAATTCATCTTTGTGCCAGTTTTGTTGTATGGGTGACACGTGCAAGGAGTCCAACCGATTGGTCGTTTGCAGTTCGTGTGAGTTTGCAGTTCATCAGAAGTGTTATGGTGTGCAGGAGGATGTGGGTGCGACTTGGTCGTGTGCATGGTGCAAGAAGAAGAGTGATTGCAGTGGTATTGATTCATCGAAAACTTGTGTTCTTTGCCCCAAGCAGGGTGGTGCTTTAAAACCTGTTCATAAGAGTGATGAAAGTGGTGAATCTATGGAGTTTGCTCACTTGTTCTGTTGCCATTGGATGCCCGAGGTCTATATAGAGGATTTGACGAAGATGGAGCCAATCATGAATGTGGGAAGAATAAAGGAAACTAGGAGAAAATTGGTGTGTAACATATGCAAGTTGAAGTGTGGCGCTTGTGTTCGGTGCAGTCATGGTATGTTCCGTTGCTTCCTTGCTTTATTCATCATTTCTTCGAGCAGAGCATTCTAGTAATCGGAATATGTGGCCTGCTTGTGCATCTATTAGACCTCTGTTTTTGGGTCATATTTGGGCTGATACAAGTACATAGTGTTGTAAACTTATATCTGCGGATCTTTGAAATTTAGCATGTTTCTTGGGAAGCGGAAGAATGGTGGTTACCTGGTCCTTGTTCTACATGATTTTTGTGACTGATGTATAATTTTTTGTGACTCAGAATGTAATAAATGATCCTTTTTCGTAAGTTTTTAAGGCTATATAGTATAGATCTGTGTGCATAGGTTTTTCTGGCTATTTTCTGTTGGAAAATGCAAGAGTTTTTGTGGCATTGGAAGATTGGGGTTGATTAAACTTTTTTTGTTTACAAGCTGTATTCGCTTCCTCTCCTGCAGTCCCTGTAACACATGGAAATCTCTTTAGTGTCTAATGACTGATTCATATCAGCGTTGAAATTGAGTTAGTCAAATGATAGATAACAAAGGGACAGTCCTATGTTCCTTAGAGGGAAACAAAAGGGAAACTTCTCCTTGGTGTGCTGAATCAACGTTCAGGTTTTCAAGGGACTTGGAAAAAAGCTCAATTAAGATTGAAAACAAAGTAAATAGGGAACTACCTAAAGCTTCTTGCGTACAAGTATAAGCCCTAAGGTGGTGTTTAAAACTGCTCTCAGGTTCTCTTTAACAGAAAATAGTCCAAAATGAACTGCTGAACATGTTTAAAAAACTGTTTTTCAGAGAACCAAAAAATAATCCCTTCTGagttttgaaaaacaaaaccatTGAAAATATCATGTTTTTAAGTCTTTTAGCTTTCTGCAATttgcaaatatttttgaaaaactatTTTTAGAAATTACAGCcgaataaaaattcaaaaagaatCATTTAGGACCTTAATATCGATGAATTTTAAAGTGAACAGATGGTAGtttcttttcaatattttgGTTGCTAGCCCGGCATCAATAGCTCAATCTGTACTTGACATTGTTTTTTCACTCTGCCTTACCCTTTCATATGCACCAGATTGCTGAACATGGATATTGACTCAATAATTCTATTGACAACTTTCTTCCTGTTTAAGCACCCAATCTGTACTCATCATTTCTGAAGTTTAATTAGCCGGGAAACTTCATTTCGTTGTGGCTTTCTATGTCTATGCCTGTGTTGGCCTGAATGTTTGCTTGTTCACTGGCATTATAGGCTTTAGGTGCTGTGCCCCCCCTTTCCCAGACTTCCAGTCGCAACTCCCCTCTCTTGTAGGAGGTTATAGGATTACATTGCATCAAGCTCGTCCCTTCCACTCTTTGGTATGATTTCTTCGTAACAGCTTGGATGACTGCTCATAAAAGCTCCCTATTCTCCAACTGATTAGAATTTTAGGAAttctattcttctttttctacttGCTTGCTAGGTGGGTTTATCATTTTGTATATTTTCCTTATACTTGGTTTGTGCCCTTCTGTGCTTTAATAAAAACTGcattactttataaaaaaagtatgatTTCTTCCAGCTTTTCTCGTATTGTCAtcataacttaaattattttatactgataaaaaataacttaaattatttttatgtccaATTTGAAGAGGTTTATAGTTTTGTTGTTTGGACATCGTCTTAAGTTTGCTTATTGCACCAATTGATTCTTTTGTGGATTATTTGCTTTGTTGACATGTTTTTTATGCCTTTTACTCTCTCCAaaattttatggaaaaaaagAATGTACCTTTTTCCCCCCTCTAATTTTGGTATTTAATTGAGGAAAAAACTGCCACTGCCTGCCAATTTGCACTTTTAGTCgtatttttttgagaaatacttttagTCACATGTAATGTGTTGCTAAATGGGATCATATGCTTTaacatttatcttattttgaaaaattggcAAGTTAGCACTTGGGGACATGATGCACGGTTCTGTTGACCATATGTTTTAAGATGTGCAATTGAATTCATCCTTGTTTTTCTTATGATTATAATATGTGTAAAATAAATTGCAGTGTTTATGTtgtactcataaaaaaaagtgGGAAGTAGGTTGTGCATTTTGATGAAAAACTCTTTTATATCAGTAATTTATTCACACACCCAGTTCTCCTGACCTCATACTTGACATTCCACCATATTCTTAGAGGGGAGGAGTTGTCTTTTAAGTTTGCTTTTGTGTTGTCAAAACACCTGTTTTTTCTCCacacaaccccccccccccccccccccccccggggccgccgggggggggggccgctgtaaagaagagtttattAATGAGAAAAGTAGGCATTCAAAACACTTGTATCTGTTCTGTAGTTACTGTTTCTTAGTGGGTGCTTATGGTTCTTTAGCGTGCAACCAAAATCAAGTAAGCAACCTCTTAAGCAAGGAGAAATTTAAATTCTTGCTAAAACAGAGATAGATATGTATGTTTAATAATACAAGTATTTGaagataaacacaatatgcCTTGAGCCTGCACTGGTAATTAATAACTCAGCCTCTTTCCTTAGCAGTTGTAGTCCGAGTGCCGCTTCTTGCTTTATCTAGATTAGAAGATTGAGGTTCAATTACAGTCATTCAATTAGAGCCCATCTTCTTGCTTCTTGCTTTATCTAGATAAGTAATAAATCCatttaaaaaggaaaggaaCCATGTATACAAAGAGATCTTCAAATGTTACTCTAAaactttttttgtttgattggtaaacaaaattttattgatcataagaataggcaaaagccccgGTATAcgagacatatacaagagcattgCCTTAGTGTGCTAGTTCAacaatacaagaaattcatggaaACTCATTCTATTGAAATCAATTAAAACCAATCAATTAAGTGAAGTATTGAAAAACAATTTCCTAAGCTCTTCCATTGATCGCTCTCGATCTTCGAAGCTTCTGTCATTCTTTTCCCTCTAAATGCACCACCATAAGCATATtgggatcatcttccatattgctgcAATTGAGAGTTACCTGCTAAAGGCCTCTCCAAGATGCTAAGAGATTGATCACCCGTCTCGGCATCACCCAAGTTAGTCCTTCCCAAGTGAAGAAGTCGTTCCATAATGTTGTGGCAATTTCACAATGAAGTAATAAATGATCAACTGACtccccactctttttgcacatacaacaccactcCATGCCAATGAATTTGACATTTCCTTAAGTTGTCGAGTGTTACATCTAAAACTAACGAGATATAAAACGACAAACACCCTACTTTGCATGAAACAACTCTTTggtcatataaatatattagaaacacatttttttggatagataaacaaaaaataagtgaCTATGAGTGACTTTAAGGAAGCTCCACTGAATATGCTGTTGTTCAATTCAATCAGAATGGAAACCAACTAAAAATTGTCTTTACAGGATTCCTGCATGAAACCTCAAGTTTTTTCCCCTAATGAACACCTGGTGCTTGGTCCTTGTATAAAACACTCTTTCACTTGCCTTGTACTGAAAAATGCCATTTTTTGTGAATGTTCAGTATACTCTAACCTGTTCTTGTGTTTGTACCCTAGGCTATTGGGTATTCACAAAGGTGATATATGTGTGTGTCCTCCCAAAAGAAGTGCAAACTAAGCACTGTTCAATGTTGTATAGGCCAGAGAACTCTCAGGGGATGCATGTTGAAGCCTTGATGATGCATGCCTTGTTACTTATCGTACTTCCTTTAAAGCTTcctttattttgttatatgagAACATCTACTGGGATTTGGTTTTCTAAGCTTCTCTCAATTGAACTATATAGGTTGTGGAGGGCATACTTTTGCAAGTCTTTGGTTTTCAACTTCTTAAATGCTTATGGTTACTCTTTTAGTGGTTTCTTGAATTATTCTCTTATCTACCTTCAAATTATGTTTGCTTCACCGAGCTTTTTTCATTGATTGTGTGTTGCTTTTGGTGTTAGGTAAAATTGGCTTGAAGTGTCGGTTCGTTTCAGACCTGTTTACACCTTCTATTGCTATTCTTCCTCTAGTAAtggtgttttttgttttgtttttttggtaatAGGAACTTGCAGAACTTCCTTCCATCCTATATGCGCGAGGGAGGCAGGTTTCAGAATGGAGGTCTGGGGAAAATATGGATGTGATAATGTAAGACATCTCTATTTGCCTcctatattcaaaattttttcttacagTTGTCAATACTACTTTTGACTCGCTATAGCTGTTACTACAAcattctcctctctctctcttcaatttTATTGAACCCTCTTTTTTAAGAGCTGGCTATATGGTAGGATGGGGCTTTCTGATTATGAAGACCTATCTATTGTGGATATTTCTACAGGTTGAGTTAAGGGCTTTTTGCTCAAAGCACTCTGATGTACCAGAGAGTAGCAGGAGTTCACATGCAGGTGATCCCTCTTTGGCTGTTGGTGGTGAATCCATTGTTGCTAACCATCTTCCTGTGGCAGTCTCTATGAACAAGTCACCCAAGTTGAAGATCGATGGCCGAAATGGAGATAATGATGCAGCCCATATGGGAACACCTGATAATATCTCTGATAAGTCAGGTGAGAGTGAAGTACAACAGATAGAGTGTTCCAATTTTGGAGTAAATGCCAAGATTATGTTGGAATGTGGTGACGCACAGCAACTCTTTAATGTGGGAGAACTAGAGAGGAGCAATGAGGATGTTAACTTATACGGATCCCTTGATGTTGCAATGATTTTGAAGAAGGTACTTGTGTTTGCACGCTTTGGGGCGGTCAATTCTGTAATCTGTATTCAATTTAGGTTGgaattgtaaatagtaatggCTTTTTAATTTTGCAGTTGATTGATCAAGGAAAAATCAACGTACAAGATGTAGCATTGGAGATTGGCATTTCACCTGATTCATTAACAGCAACACTCTCTGTAATACACTAAGGagttaactttaaaaaaaaaaaaaaaatcttggtgACTAGTTTCTGACTGCACTTTTtagcatataattattttgctctttcttttATGTATTGTCTTCACTTTCTCTGCAGGATGCTGGCTTGGTCCCTGACTTACAAAGAAAACTATTCAAATGGCTTAGAAATCACACTCATATAAGTACCTTACAGaataatttgaaagttaaa contains:
- the LOC122310372 gene encoding uncharacterized protein LOC122310372, with the translated sequence MKKFVKAIVSIFGGEYLRSPTSNDIARLLEVGQRRGFPRMLGSIDCMHWKWKNCPSAWKGMYSGHVNEPTIILEAVASYDLWIWHAFFGLPGSHNDINILDRSSIFAALAEGRGPPCNYTINGHEYTMGYYLVDDIYPSWAILVKTIPAPHGKKKKHFAACQESARKDVERAFGVLQSRFAIVRGPARYFQPEVLKDSMYACIILHNMIVEDERHLYLGVDQFNYEANDDTPSEPISRDNIPEFMEFIAQHHRIRDRGTHSQLQADLIEHLWNMHGRA
- the LOC122310612 gene encoding uncharacterized protein LOC122310612 isoform X6; translation: MRRWWLWTLSLLLMTGCQCHRWKKMMGRGADGGCGTVERPCPVSRAPPKIPAIQSEIPDKQTSADIDFYSQARKALCERSPFDVSDDNSAISSPTLPRGLASFLWRSSDSRRRHKKSHSGADKKSSRPTRVSNVWFETEEYFRHLTLHDIDSLLEISSPFSALATRECILIPFSENARRTKFVGSCGNENVNAHGENGDENLVVKEELKGEGGQSMEIDSVGADASPQDGKGSSESHIFGGLEWLLGTKDKVSLTSERPSKKRKLLGGDAGLEKVLIARPCEGNSSLCQFCCMGDTCKESNRLVVCSSCEFAVHQKCYGVQEDVGATWSCAWCKKKSDCSGIDSSKTCVLCPKQGGALKPVHKSDESGESMEFAHLFCCHWMPEVYIEDLTKMEPIMNVGRIKETRRKLVCNICKLKCGACVRCSHGTCRTSFHPICAREAGFRMEVWGKYGCDNVELRAFCSKHSDVPESSRSSHAGDPSLAVGGESIVANHLPVAVSMNKSPKLKIDGRNGDNDAAHMGTPDNISDKSGESEVQQIECSNFGVNAKIMLECGDAQQLFNVGELERSNEDVNLYGSLDVAMILKKLIDQGKINVQDVALEIGISPDSLTATLSDAGLVPDLQRKLFKWLRNHTHISTLQNNLKVKANPAISCEDEVGTAVESDALTVSESHFPDPVTVKSVPPRRRTKSNVRISKDNKLICSSDDILSDNGMVMDSIKVDPICSREPDNSSKSSISNAAEKDPNEADETEDCLRKHSPKCEGNAARTSNCNLPKSVQLEEIASPGQNAPVNGEHVNSVVSDIMKTEAVSSFYIHPYITKKLLQIELGMLSKNPRNNFDDSRESELSRLEASSNASVCCNHQNQDSKCNNMICKSDGLHLDQLITAMKMGVLDSSPEDEVEGEIIYFQHRLIGNAVARKQSTDNLICNVAKSLPQEIDMARWQRWDSVLVNQYLGDLREAKKQGRKERKHKEAQAVLAAATAAAAASSRISSFRKDAYDDPAQQESPMILNTSNSGRSGISMQLMPRKEMLSRLAAPRLSLEKQTDFVNSTSDLSKEHPRSCDVCRRSETLLNPILVCSSCKVAVHLSCYRSVKESTGPWYCELCEELLSSRSYGAPTVNVWEKHFFVVECGLCRGTTGAFRKSSNGEWVHAFCAEWVFESTFRRGQVNQVEGMGTILKEADVCYICHRKLGVCIRCNYGHCQATFHPTCARSTGLYMNIKNLGGKFQHKAYCEKHSLEQRAKAETQEHGIEEFKRIKQIRVELERLRLICERIIRREKKK